A region of Porites lutea chromosome 13, jaPorLute2.1, whole genome shotgun sequence DNA encodes the following proteins:
- the LOC140922303 gene encoding uncharacterized protein, translating to MARLLLLFIAGMIFAAHASVIPGDSLSENEMPAEELGEEDFDEREDSDEMPEEGEEVDEGQPQEDTSDAAMTPEGESYSKYNAQKNKLTLESTHKVISSPWYKGEYDGTPPLSSDMLYYFEKIFPSVGSLSTS from the exons ATGGCTCGTCTTTTGCTACTTTTTATTGCTGGGATGATTTTCGCAGCCCATGCATCCGTTATCCCAGGG GATTCGTTGTCGGAGAATGAAATGCCTGCAGAAG aatTGGGCGAAGAAGACTTTGACGAAAGGGAAGACTCAGATGAGATGCCAGAGGAAG GCGAGGAGGTAGATGAAGGCCAGCCACAAGAAGACACCTCTGATGCAGCCATGACACCTGAAGGTGAGAGCTACTCTAAATACAAcgcgcaaaaaaataaattaacccTCGAAAGTACACACAAAGTCATATCttcaccgtggtacaagggagAGTATGATGGAACCCCTCCCTTGAGTTCTGATATGTTGTAttatttcgaaaagatttttcCTTCAGTGGGAAGCCTTTCAACTTCTTGA